From the genome of Alphaproteobacteria bacterium, one region includes:
- the acnA gene encoding aconitate hydratase AcnA has product MSVTGQDSLKTRRTLNVAGQSYDYFSLEAAAEKLGDVSRLPYSLKVLLENMLRYEDGRTVSTDDVQALADWLKEQRSPREIAYRPARVLMQDFTGVPAVVDLAAMRDAVDNLDADPRLINPLSPVDLVIDHSVMVDHAGDDAAFAKNVELEFERNGERYEFLRWGQGAFDNFRVVPPGTGICHQVNLEYLAKTVWTAEEDGKTIAYPDTLVGTDSHTTMVNGLGVLGWGVGGIEAEAAMLGQPISMVVPEVIGFRLDGELKEGMTATDLVLTVTQMLRAKGVVGKFVEFYGDGLDHLTLADRATISNMAPEYGATCGIFPVDEETLRYMRFTGRSDETVALVEAYAKAQGMWRIKGEWNPVFTDSLSLDLSSVEPSLAGPKRPQDRVALSGMVESAKTALADMGAGKATAVEGTDYDISPADVVIAAITSCTNTSNPSVLVAAGLVAKKARELGLDRKPWVKTSFAPGSQVVTDYLEAAGLQTYLDEIGFDLVGYGCTTCIGNSGPLKPEIHEAIVEGDIGVGAVLSGNRNFEGRVHPLTKLNYLASPPLVVAYAIAGSMLVDVYNDALGQDSDGNDVFLKDIWPSNKEVQDILENVLTAEMFRKRYDNVFEGDKAWQDIKTSAGLTYEWNDGSTYVRHPSFFEDMAPEPGAMSDVIGARPLAILADSVTTDHISPAGSIKEDGPAGDYLKMHQVRPIDFNSFGSRRGNHEVMMRGTFANIRIRNEMAPGTEGGETIHYPSGEQMSIYDAAIRYQAEEVPLVIVGGREYGTGSSRDWAAKGTRLLGVKAVIVESFERIHRSNLVGMGVLPLQFPDGTDRKSLELTGREMFDIVGVAGGLKPRANLGCTISYEDGSSKEVELLCRIDTLDEVEYYRHGGILQYVLRNMLEAA; this is encoded by the coding sequence ATGAGCGTGACCGGCCAGGACAGCCTGAAGACCCGCCGTACCCTGAACGTTGCGGGCCAGAGCTATGACTATTTCAGCCTCGAAGCCGCCGCCGAGAAACTCGGCGATGTTTCGCGTCTGCCCTATTCCCTGAAGGTGCTGCTGGAGAACATGCTGCGCTACGAGGACGGACGCACCGTCTCGACCGACGATGTGCAGGCGCTGGCGGACTGGCTCAAGGAGCAGCGCTCACCGCGCGAGATCGCCTATCGACCGGCCCGCGTACTGATGCAGGATTTCACCGGCGTACCCGCGGTCGTCGATCTGGCGGCGATGCGTGACGCCGTCGACAATCTCGACGCCGACCCGCGCCTGATCAACCCGCTCTCGCCGGTCGATCTGGTGATCGACCATTCGGTGATGGTCGATCATGCCGGCGACGATGCCGCCTTCGCCAAGAATGTCGAGCTCGAGTTCGAGCGCAACGGCGAGCGTTATGAGTTCCTGCGCTGGGGCCAGGGCGCCTTCGACAATTTCCGTGTCGTCCCGCCGGGAACCGGAATCTGCCATCAGGTGAATCTCGAGTATCTGGCCAAGACGGTCTGGACCGCCGAGGAAGACGGCAAGACGATCGCCTATCCCGACACGCTCGTCGGCACCGACAGCCACACGACCATGGTCAATGGTCTTGGCGTGCTGGGCTGGGGCGTGGGCGGCATCGAGGCCGAGGCCGCGATGCTCGGCCAGCCGATCTCGATGGTCGTGCCCGAGGTCATCGGGTTCCGTCTCGATGGCGAACTCAAGGAAGGCATGACCGCGACCGATCTGGTCCTGACGGTCACGCAGATGCTGCGCGCCAAGGGTGTCGTCGGCAAGTTCGTCGAATTCTACGGTGACGGCCTCGACCATCTGACCCTGGCCGACCGCGCCACCATTTCGAACATGGCGCCGGAATATGGCGCTACCTGCGGCATCTTCCCGGTCGATGAGGAAACCCTCCGCTACATGCGCTTCACGGGGCGTAGCGACGAGACCGTCGCCCTCGTCGAGGCCTATGCCAAGGCCCAGGGCATGTGGCGCATCAAGGGAGAGTGGAACCCGGTCTTCACCGACAGCTTGTCCCTCGATCTGTCCAGCGTTGAGCCCTCCCTCGCCGGGCCGAAGCGCCCGCAGGACCGCGTGGCCCTGTCGGGTATGGTCGAGTCGGCCAAAACCGCGCTTGCGGATATGGGTGCGGGCAAGGCCACGGCCGTCGAAGGTACCGATTACGATATCTCGCCGGCCGACGTGGTGATCGCCGCGATCACCAGTTGCACCAACACCTCCAACCCGTCCGTGCTGGTCGCCGCGGGGCTCGTTGCCAAGAAGGCGCGCGAACTCGGCCTCGACCGCAAGCCCTGGGTGAAGACATCCTTCGCACCGGGCAGCCAGGTGGTCACCGACTATCTCGAGGCGGCGGGTCTGCAGACCTATCTCGACGAGATCGGCTTTGATCTTGTCGGCTATGGCTGCACCACCTGTATCGGCAATTCAGGCCCGCTGAAGCCGGAGATTCACGAGGCGATCGTCGAGGGCGATATCGGCGTCGGTGCGGTGCTTTCGGGCAACCGCAACTTCGAAGGCCGGGTGCATCCGCTGACCAAGCTCAACTATCTGGCCTCGCCGCCGCTGGTGGTCGCCTATGCGATCGCGGGTTCGATGCTGGTCGATGTTTACAATGACGCGCTGGGTCAGGATTCCGACGGCAACGACGTGTTCCTGAAGGACATCTGGCCGAGCAACAAGGAGGTGCAGGATATTCTCGAGAACGTCCTGACCGCCGAGATGTTCCGCAAGCGCTACGACAACGTGTTCGAGGGCGACAAGGCCTGGCAGGACATCAAGACTTCGGCCGGGCTGACCTATGAGTGGAACGACGGCTCGACCTATGTCCGCCATCCCAGCTTCTTCGAGGACATGGCGCCGGAACCCGGCGCGATGTCCGATGTGATCGGCGCGCGCCCCCTGGCGATCCTCGCCGACAGTGTGACGACCGACCATATTTCGCCGGCTGGCTCGATCAAGGAAGACGGCCCCGCGGGGGATTACCTGAAAATGCATCAGGTCCGGCCGATCGACTTCAACTCGTTCGGCTCGCGCCGCGGCAATCACGAGGTGATGATGCGGGGCACGTTCGCCAATATCCGCATCCGCAACGAGATGGCCCCGGGCACCGAGGGTGGCGAGACGATCCATTATCCGTCGGGCGAACAGATGTCGATCTACGATGCCGCCATCCGGTATCAGGCCGAAGAGGTGCCCCTGGTCATCGTCGGCGGTCGCGAATACGGCACCGGGTCGTCGCGCGACTGGGCCGCAAAGGGCACGCGCCTGCTGGGGGTCAAGGCGGTGATCGTCGAGAGCTTCGAACGCATCCATCGCTCGAACCTCGTGGGCATGGGCGTGTTGCCGCTGCAGTTCCCCGACGGCACCGACCGCAAGTCACTGGAGCTAACCGGCCGTGAGATGTTCGACATTGTCGGCGTGGCCGGCGGGCTCAAGCCGCGGGCG